Proteins from a genomic interval of Clostridium scatologenes:
- a CDS encoding MFS transporter translates to MDSNSKLSIKEKISYGIGDTACNLMYTVVTAYLTFYFTDVFGLNVVDVGVLMFASRIVDTFDSPIFGILIDKTNTRWGKSRPWILWFCIPFSVASVLLFANPNFSYGGKLIYAYIMYICVNVLYAAVNNPLTTMLPSLTDDTHERTVANTFRMVGGQVGALIVNLSLLSLVSLFGQGNKSKGFFSTMSLFSVIGLIMLLITFFNTREKIKVKDSDKANVSVKDSIIAIKYNKPWIITVLVSIVAYIIYTSRATAAIYYLTYYIKNEGAVSLVNSLGTTTIIGMLLVPTISKYMAKRNMIMIGNLVAITGQVIIYLGKFNISVICIGTVVASIGLGVVFGILFSLLADTVDYGEWKTGIRTEGILAATGSGVGIKLGSGLGAAIPAWIMAKGGYIAGAVQSSTAINSIIISYIFLPVLMCIVSIILLLFLKFEKPIESIIEELSASR, encoded by the coding sequence ATGGATTCAAATAGCAAATTAAGCATTAAGGAAAAAATTAGTTATGGAATAGGCGATACAGCATGTAATTTAATGTATACGGTTGTAACTGCTTATTTAACGTTTTATTTTACTGATGTATTTGGCTTAAATGTAGTAGATGTAGGCGTTTTGATGTTTGCTTCAAGAATTGTAGATACATTTGATAGTCCTATTTTTGGAATTTTAATTGATAAAACTAATACAAGGTGGGGAAAGTCAAGGCCTTGGATACTCTGGTTTTGTATTCCTTTCTCAGTTGCCTCAGTTCTCTTATTTGCTAATCCGAATTTTTCATATGGTGGAAAGTTAATTTATGCGTACATAATGTATATATGTGTTAACGTGCTTTATGCTGCTGTAAATAATCCTCTCACTACTATGTTACCTAGCTTGACAGATGATACTCATGAGAGAACAGTTGCTAATACTTTTAGAATGGTAGGTGGACAAGTAGGAGCTCTAATTGTAAATTTAAGTCTTTTATCATTGGTAAGTTTATTTGGACAAGGAAATAAATCAAAAGGCTTTTTCTCAACCATGTCTTTATTTTCAGTTATTGGACTGATAATGTTATTAATCACTTTTTTTAATACAAGAGAGAAAATAAAGGTAAAGGATTCTGACAAAGCTAATGTATCTGTAAAGGATTCAATTATTGCTATTAAGTATAATAAACCGTGGATTATTACTGTATTAGTATCTATAGTGGCTTATATTATATATACTTCAAGAGCTACTGCAGCAATTTATTATTTAACATATTACATTAAAAATGAAGGTGCTGTATCCCTGGTAAATTCACTGGGAACTACAACAATTATAGGTATGTTATTAGTACCTACTATATCTAAATATATGGCTAAGAGAAATATGATTATGATAGGAAATTTGGTAGCAATTACAGGACAAGTTATCATTTACTTAGGTAAATTTAATATAAGTGTGATTTGTATAGGCACAGTTGTTGCATCCATTGGTTTAGGTGTGGTTTTTGGTATTTTATTTTCTTTATTGGCAGATACCGTAGATTATGGAGAATGGAAAACGGGTATACGTACTGAAGGAATTTTAGCAGCAACTGGGTCCGGAGTTGGAATTAAATTAGGTTCTGGGTTAGGAGCAGCTATACCAGCTTGGATAATGGCAAAAGGAGGATATATTGCAGGTGCTGTACAATCTTCCACTGCAATTAATTCAATTATAATTAGCTACATTTTTCTTCCAGTTTTAATGTGTATAGTATCAATAATATTGTTACTTTTTCTAAAATTTGAAAAACCAATTGAAAGTATTATTGAAGAATTATCAGCATCAAGATAA